One part of the Macrobrachium rosenbergii isolate ZJJX-2024 chromosome 3, ASM4041242v1, whole genome shotgun sequence genome encodes these proteins:
- the LOC136828453 gene encoding uncharacterized protein has product MAFKHLLIIFLAGVVLGKPEAKPEAKPEADPKADPKPALVAHHGTHYHSTPKPHYGYTPAYNPTTYGPAYHSVTPSYHHVTPVYPAVTPGYAVTPAYPAVTPYPPVTPAYPVYPSPQPAVYHTHEVDYKCHGYESAPKCSYNTTKPWCLYDKEYPEYEIKDAIHHHKAEVLSLYADVADLSRFNSVDLPRYLDETYLCPSEIGYVRPLRAINTDGYWRIIVNNIKVDYEIFTQTTRVEECLSYGPCPLVPHCHESKCLQKSIYHRFLVYDPCDKYFPFAIETFKLPSTCACLLGAFFIGRK; this is encoded by the exons ATGGCCTTTAAGCATCTG TTAATAATATTTCTGGCAGGCGTCGTTCTCGGGAAACCGGAAGCCAAACCGGAAGCCAAACCGGAAGCAGACCCGAAAGCAGACCCAAAACCCGCACTGGTCGCCCACCACGGAACCCACTATCATTCGACGCCCAAACCCCACTACGGTTACACCCCGGCATACAACCCAACCACCTACGGCCCTGCGTACCACTCCGTAACCCCGTCATACCATCACGTGACTCCCGTTTACCCAGCCGTAACGCCGGGGTACGCCGTAACGCCTGCCTACCCCGCCGTAACGCCATATCCGCCAGTCACTCCAGCATACCCAGTTTATCCGAGTCCCCAGCCTGCTGTATACCATACCCACGAGGTGGACTACAAGTGCCATGGGTATGAGAGCGCGCCCAAATGCTCTTACAACACGACCAAACCCTGGTGCCTCTATGACAAAGAGTATCCGGAGTACGAGATTAAAGACGCCATCCATCACCACAAGGCCGAGGTCCTGTCCCTCTACGCCGACGTCGCTGACCTCTCCAGGTTTAACTCCGTCGACCTCCCGAGGTACCTCGATGAGACTTACCTGTGCCCCTCCGAGATCGGCTACGTGAGGCCACTTCGGGCTATCAACACTGACGGTTATTGGAGGATCATCGTCAACAATATCAAG GTCGACTACGAGATCTTCACCCAAACGACGCGAGTCGAGGAGTGCCTCAGCTACGGGCCATGCCCTCTGGTGCCCCACTGCCACGAGTCCAAGTGCCTCCAGAAATCCATCTACCACCGCTTCCTGGTCTACGATCCTTGCGACAAATACTTCCCCTTCGCCATCGAGACCTTCAAGTTGCCCTCAACCTGCGCGTGTCTTCTGGGCGCTTTTTTCATCGGccgtaaatga
- the LOC136851224 gene encoding neurotrophin 1-like, with amino-acid sequence MATGIATDVPNIPVLHPDSIVTQSSVSSSNLAIPNSITDVLVNRTLTVIDTEVIDVSRITTSTPFISDIDSFIDKSLYADLRMKNISTAILLAAKTNCLLRPLMAINDRKSTISPTLQVILGTLAREGKPLKYQTKPPSHAFSLSFADEPEYNSFAFPKQFPASPKYATTPKYQDFFGSAPARSPVYLKSAKPARGSSRPPIYHGRPPSFCDPHNPPACASNGSYYCMHDSYYPTYDVELAIRDDPHLVQKYADVSDQSADDLVTHIAANQEAEFDYSYYNPTAYDVTHWIGPEGYLCPSKVIYGTPKRARNAKGEWRVIVNGIGYYTQTARIETCQFPLTPCRMLAPCFKSKCIQKFIYHRMLSYDPCDPYKGLFVDIYKLPSVCSCFVAAMHE; translated from the exons ATGGCCACAGGAATAGCCACCGACGTGCCCAACATACCCGTTCTCCATCCAGACTCAATAGTGACCCAGAGTTCCGTTTCATCGAGCAATCTGGCTATTCCAAACAGCATAACAGACGTATTAGTGAACAGGACTCTGACCGTCATAGACACAGAGGTCATCGATGTAAGCAGAATTACTACAAGTACTCCATTCATCAGTGATATTGATTCATTCATTGACAAGTCACTGTATGCCgatttaagaatgaaaaacatcTCGACTGCAATTCTTCTG GCAGCTAAGACGAATTGTCTACTCCGACCCTTAATGGCAATTAACGATAGAAAG TCAACCATCTCTCCCACACTGCAGGTGATTCTGGGCACCTTGGCACGGGAGGGCAAACCGTTGAAATACCAGACGAAGCCTCCCTCTCacgctttctctctttccttcgccGACGAACCCGAGTACAATTCCTTCGCCTTCCCCAAGCAGTTCCCGGCGTCCCCGAAATATGCCACGACTCCCAAGTACCAGGACTTCTTTGGCAGCGCGCCCGCGCGCAGTCCCGTCTACCTGAAGTCCGCCAAGCCAGCCCGTGGGTCCTCGCGCCCTCCGATTTATCACGGGCGGCCGCCCTCCTTCTGCGATCCTCACAACCCGCCCGCTTGTGCGTCCAACGGCAGCTATTATTGCATGCACGATTCCTACTACCCGAC GTATGACGTGGAATTAGCTATAAGAGACGATCCCCACCTGGTCCAGAAATACGCAGACGTAAGCGACCAAAGTGCAGATGATCTCGTCACGCATATCGCAGCCAATCAGGAAGCAGAATTTGATTATTCCTATTACAATCCTACTGCTTATGACGTCACCCACTGGATCGGGCCGGAAG GTTATCTGTGTCCCTCAAAGGTGATATACGGAACCCCTAAAAGAGCGCGCAACGCCAAAGGCGAATGGAGGGTGATCGTCAATGGTATTGGATACTATACACAAACAGCCAGAATTGAAACCTGTCA GTTTCCCTTGACACCCTGTCGCATGCTGGCCCCTTGCTTCAAGAGCAAATGTATCCAGAAGTTCATCTACCATCGAATGCTGTCCTACGATCCCTGCGATCCTTACAAAGGACTCTTTGTGGATATCTATAAGCTTCCATCAGTTTGTTCGTGTTTCGTGGCTGCTATGCATGAGTGA
- the LOC136851229 gene encoding uncharacterized protein, with protein MGLESESTVDVQEKKIESGTQSLMIEDTANLKEVESEFKTLTQETGDAQQDNETELIKKETIKRKQESDKVEDKIEIESPAKSEPEAISDEAETQIELKEQDSAIEVEEIEAVTEEEAEEVEIVTEEAEEIEAVTEEATTEEIEAVTEEATAEVIEAVTEEGAIGEIGTVTEEAEEIEAVTDGVEKIKTATEETDTGTKITEIIPEEEKLDGTLVATEAPVTNGDCVS; from the exons ATGGGATTAGAATCTGAATCAACAGTAGAcgtacaagaaaagaaaatagaatcagGCACACAATCACTTATGATAGAAGACACAGCAAATCTGAAGGAGGTAGAATCCGAATTCAAAACACTGACACAAGAAACTGGAGATGCACAGCAGGATAATGAAACAGAATTGATTAAGAAGGAAACAATTAAGAGGAAACAAGAATCTGACAAAGTTGAAGATAAAATTGAAATAGAATCTCCAGCGAAAAGTGAACCTGAAGCTATATCAGACGAAGCTGAGACACAAATAGAGTTGAAAGAACAGGACTCGGCAATAGAAGTCGAAGAAATAGAAGCTGTGACTGAGGAA GAAGCAGAGGAAGTAGAAATTGTtacagaagaagcagaagaaatagAGGCTGTAACAGAAGAAGCTACAACAGAGGAAATAGAAGCTGTGACAGAAGAAGCTACAGCAGAGGTAATAGAAGCTGTAACAGAAGAAGGTGCAATAGGGGAAATAGGAACTGTAACAGAGGAAGCTGAGGAAATAGAAGCTGTGACAGACGGAgtagagaaaattaaaactgcaaCAGAGGAAACAGACACAGGTACAAAAATAACCGAAATCAttccagaagaagaaaaacttgatGGTACTTTGGTCGCCACGGAAGCACCAGTGACCAATGGTGATTGTGTTAGTTGA
- the LOC136851232 gene encoding uncharacterized protein → MYSEVCLPPFDILRSLRSFQGSFCGYLQASFRLFLPCGQGYLKKDEGAADILEEPYAEESQIRHVVINVRTNSIVKNEETVNKIVNGEKANIAVTRVTETELKETEGLVSPAREEGTVSVTSESESAVQEDERELQLKSELESAVSEKEASVLRLESESAVRVKQTERVVEQESESSVKEENTESFSDSKSGVEESKKK, encoded by the coding sequence ATGTATTCAGAGGTATGTTTACCACCGTTTGATATCCTACGATCCTTGCGATCCTTTCAAGGGTCTTTTTGTGGATATCTACAAGCTTCCTTCCGCTTGTTCCTGCCATGTGGACAGGGATACCTCAAGAAGGACGAAGGAGCGGCAGATATCCTAGAGGAACCATATGCTGAGGAATCTCAGATTAGACATGTTGTGATCAACGTAAGGACAAATTCTATAGTGAAGAATGAAGAGACAGTCAATAAAATAGTGAATGGGGAGAAGGCAAATATTGCAGTGACGAGGGTAACAGAAACGGAACTGAAGGAAACAGAGGGATTAGTATCACCAGCGAGGGAAGAAGGAACTGTCAGTGTAACGTCAGAATCAGAGTCAGCTGTTCAGGAGGATGAAAGAGAACTACAACTGAAGTCAGAATTAGAATCAGCAGTAAGTGAAAAAGAAGCTTCTGTGCTGAGGCTGGAATCAGAATCAGCAGTGAGggtaaaacaaacagaaagagtAGTTGAACAAGAATCAGAATCATCTGTGAAGGAAGAAAATACTGAATCATTTTCTGATTCAAAATCTGGAGTTGAAGAATcaaaaaaaaagtag